The genomic interval CACGACCAATCTgtgtgaaatttacattttataaagacaaagaaCTTGTCAGAATGAAAGCGCCCCAGGAGTTAGCTGGAACACAATATGGTGTTTCAGAGCAATTTCCACCAGAAATCGAAAACAAACGGAAGTTGTTATATGGCGTCGCGAAAAAAGCGCgagaaaatgaacaaaataaagtgaaattGGTCAGGGATAAACTCTATATCAATGGAAGCCTGTATGACGCACAAACTGAAAGCGAGAGACCAAATGAGCACAGCGGTGCTACCAGGCATAACGCGCGGAAAACACAAGAGAACGATTTCAATGGCGCAAGACAGAAAGTGTACACAAacacatctacatctacatctacatcgttacaaccaacaatcgatttccgattatgactggtcggcgctgtcagagaaacagttgttaaagaaatttagtatattacagtattaaaagtaaaagataaaaggacagtatgctacagttaaaataggacagaatggaagaattacatagtgaccgccgccagcctctctgtaaagatactgaggctggggctagctttgactgatgtggggagggagttccagagacaaatagttctagggaaataagagttagcaaagtattgagtgctggaataagggatcaagtagttcaggtttctAATGGGGGACaagtaaccttggtcaatagcaacggtctgggtccttactttgtaaaacaaaagtaatgaacagtttaacctacggtagtggagagttttccattctaaggatttcaacatttcagttacactgcttgtatagttgtaatcattcataacatacctagctgctgacctttggactcgttcaagtttatggatgagggttttctgccagggatgccacacagttgaacagtattctagctgtgggcggacattggtggtgtatgcagcttctttgacctttatgttatctgtcttgacatttctctgaataaatcgaagggaagaggttgccttagaagttatgttttctatgtgttgtgaccagttcaagtcattggagatagttactcctaggtatttagctgatgaggtggactttaactctgtattatgtaacctgtagggatatataaagggatttctcttcctacttactctaaggacttcacatttgtcggggttaaattccatttgccagactctttcccatgtttctaatttatggagatcttcttgaagggctatgctatcattatttgatttgacagtgaggtaaacgatggtgtcatctgcaaacatacgggttttacatttgactgagtcaggcaggtcgttaatgtatacaaggaaaaggcaaggcccaaggacagacccctgtggaactccagacaggactggaagttcgctggacaggtgaccttcaactgcgaccttctgggtacgattagagaggaaggatttgacccaattagttatttggggactaacacctagggattgtaacttgtaaattagcctcaaatggtcaactttgtcaaatgccttagaaaaaTCCATTACGATGACGTCAGTTTGTTGGCCTTGTTCTAAATTACTATAAAGTTCCTGGGTAAAATTAATAAGCTGAGTTTCGCAACTATGACCCGACCTGAAACCATGCTGGAACTGGCTGATAATATTGTGTTTGTCAAAGAAGGACATAAGATTTGAAACCACGATGTGCTCAAGGAGTTTGGACGCAATACAGGTCAGAGAGATTGGTCGATAGTTGCTGGGTTTTGatttgagaccttttttaaagactggTGCAACTGTTGCCTTTTTCCAGTCTTGAGGGACAATGCCTATATTTAGGGATAAATTGAAGATGTGGCAAAGGACGGGGGCGATTTCTTGATGAAGTTCCTTGAGAACACGGGGGGGATAATTCGTCTGGCCCCGacgctttatgtggggataggccaagAAGGAGTTTGTCAACACCCTCTGGAGTCACATTTATTTGGTCCATTAGGGAGGAAGGGGATGTTAACAGTTTGGAGCACAAATGTTTAAGGCTTAGGGGCTTAGGTGGGGAGAAAACTGATTCAAATTGCTTATTAAGGATGTTTGCTTTAGTGACAGGATCAGTATGGGTGAAACCATCTGATTTGAGTGGGGctatgccgacattttcttttttgttatgtttgatgtagctatagaatttcttatttctacCAGGTTGGGAATCATGGCTAAAGATGACGTTTTCCATGTATGACCAGTAGGAGGCTCTTATTTGCCTTTGTATGTAGGATTTTAGGGACTTCAGTTTCTGGTTCTTAGCTTGATTTGACACACTATAAAAAAGGATACAGACAGAGAGGACAAAACGAGACAGGTAGTGACAATCACAAACACAACGAGAAAACAGAACATTTCTTTCAAATAGAAACCAAAAATAGATTCGGCTCACGGAGTGGATATGATCACACACGAACCCCAGTGGTCGGTTCTTCGCAGAGACCCACTCATGCAGGAAAGAAAAAGGCCACTTCACCGCTTGAACAGGAGCTAACTTTCAAAAAGCAGCATATCGAATTCACTATTAGTGATGACGAAACGTCTATGCATTCACAAACAACACAGGAGCCGTGTACTCAGCAGTCGCCTTCCATACTACTGAATGAAATAAACAGTTCACCACCTCCCATTATTGTGCTACAACCATCACCAGTAGATCCCCCGAACAATACACCCCAGCAAGGACACAATAGTGACAATCATGCTAACCAAACCCCATTAAATTCACGTGCGAATTCAATGAATTACCAGTCGGCAGGTCGTGACAGTGATTAGCGATCAGCGGGAAACGGCTGTTCTTGCACGAACAATGACAAAAACAGTAATTATAACGGAAACGTAGACAGTggtagtttaaaatatttatctttgaATGTATGCGGAATAAGCTCAAAATTACGATGTCCTGAATTCGTGTCATACATTAATGATTTTGATATAGTAGGTTTACAGGAAACAAAAACTGATGATACGGATGAAATAGTAATTACTGGGTTCACAGTTCATATGTTTAATAGAAAGAAACTGTCTAATCATAGATCGGGTGGTATTGCAATTTTGATTAagcaaaatatagataaatatgtaaaagttgaagaaaatagTGACTGTAATTTAGTCCGCTTTTTCACAATTTCTAAAGAGTTATACGGTGTAAATACCAGTACATGCACAGAAGACTTGAAATGTGGCATTGTATATATACCTCCAGCAGGTTCTAAATATTCCCATAATGatccttttttttgaaattcaaaatgaaatttttcgaTATTTCGAAAATAGTAAACATTACCTGTTGTTTGGCGACATGAACGCCAGATGTGGAAGTTTAATAGATTATGTAGAAGTAGACCAATTTATTTCTgacatgtatgatttacaatacTTAGAAAATATGGAAAGTGAAAGTATGACAAATTTCAACACATGTAATGTACCGTTAAACAGAAATTGTGTAGATACTGTTGTTAACCACTATGGTAATCAATTAATTGACATGTGTAAAAATAATGACTTATTCATATGGAATGGCAGAATGGGGACCGATTGTCTAAAACCTGTTTTGACATGTAAAAATGCCAGTACTGTAGATTATTTTATATCgtcttcttttgtttttgaaaatattgttgattTTAATGTACATGAATTTTGTAACTTGTATTCTGATGTGCATTGCCCATTGGAGGCTACACTTAgaactaaattttataatacaaagAATATAGCACCACAGCAgacacaaaatatacaaattgcaCGATTATGGGATAGTAAAAAATCTGAGCAGTTTGCTGAaaacttagatatttttaaaatctctGAAATTGAGATGAAACTCGATGAAATAGTAGATTGTAACAACATGACACAAAACAATATAGACGAAATAGTATCAGATATTGGAAAACTTTTTAATGACTGCTCAAAACAATCTTTTGGAGTAATTCAAAATAGAGCAAATACATACAGAAATAATAAcagaattgaaaataatttcccaTGGTTTGACAGATCATGCCATAATGCAAGAAACATATATCACAAAACAAGGAAAACTTATAACAagtataaaacacaatatttcaaagatatgttGAAATCAGTCAGCAAACAATATAAATGTGCGTTAAGAAAAGCAAAAAATGACTATAATGCAAATAGAATACATAAATTGCGAAATCTAAAGTACGCTGACCCTAAGCAATACTGGAATATTATAAATGGAAAATCTACTCAAAATGAAAAAACAGCAAAATTGAACGACttctatgaatattttaaagacttAAATGAAAACTTAATCGACACTGAAAACAGTAGCGACGAAAATATGTCAGAAACCGCTAACGTTAACAACAATGAGGAAATAAATGTCCCgataacagaaaaagaaatactagatgctgttaaaacattaaaaaataacaagtcaCCAGGTTGCGATGAAATTATTaatgaacatataaaatatacagttcattctatgatacatgtatataaaaagttattcaacctagtttttgatcacggTATTATTCCAGAAAGTTGGACCATTGGACATATTAAACCTATCTATAAAAACAAAGGTAGCCCAGAATCGCCTGAAAATTATCGCCCGATATCTTTGTTAAGTTGTTTTGGTAAACTCTTCACATGTATCTTGAATAACAGACTTACAAAATATGCTGACAAAAATAACCTGATACATGAAACTCAAGCAGGATTTCGAAAAAGTTATTCAACAGTTGACAATATTTTTATCCTTAAAAGTCTCATTGACATAGTTCAGGCGaacaagaaaaaacttttttgttgcTTTGTGGATTTCAAACAAGCTTTTGACTCAGTTTGGAGAGTAGGCCTATGGCAAAAACTtattaagaaaatataaatgGCAAATGTCTGAACGTTATAAAAAGTctgtatcaaaatataaaatctaaagtctTAACTTCAGAGGGATCTTCTTCATTTTTCGATTGTCTCATTGGAGTACGTCAGGGTGAAAATCTGTCaccttttcttttctcaatataTTTGAACGATCTTGAACAGCATTTGAATGCAAGTGGTGtaaatggaataaatttaaatacatcaaCTGAAGaaactcatttatatttgaaactcTTTATACTCTTATATGCAGACGATACAGTTATCTTTAGTGACAGTGAGACTGACCTGCAAATAGCTCtagataaatttaaaatatactgtGATGAATGGAAATTGAACATAAATACTACCAAAACTAAAATTATGGTCTTTAGTAAAGGCCGACCAAGGCAACATAAAGTATTTACTATAGGTACAAATGCCTTAGAAACGGTTGATAACTACAAATACCTAGGTTTATTTTTTAGTAAAAGTGGTTCTTTTTACAAGTCAAAAATCCATATTGCTGAACAAGCTAATAAAGCCATGTTTGCATTGTTGAAAAAGGTGAAATCACTCGCCTTACCATTCGACTTGCAGATAGAATTGTTTGAAAAAACCATAAAACCTATTTTACTCTACGGAAGCGAAATTTGGGGCTATGGTAACACGGATGTTCTCGAAAAGGTGCAACTCAAGTACTACAAATACatctttaactttaaaaagtcCACACCATCTTATATGATTTATGGTGAGACTGGGGTGCTTCCGCTAAAAATTGATATACATAACAGAGTTATTACTTATTGGGCAAGAATTATTGATAATATTAATAGCAGCGATAACACTAAACTCGCTTCCAAAGTTTACACAGTACTATTAGAGCTacaatcagaaaataaaataaagtgccAATGGCttgaaaacattaaacaatatcTTTGTGAGGCAGGTTTTTCTGGGGTGTGGTATAGTCAAAGTTTTAATAGTAGCAAATGGCTTAAGACAGCAACAtaccaaaaattaaaagatatttttattcagaCCTGGCAGGCTGAAATAAACCAAACGTCTagcacaaatatttacaaatatataaagacCTATTTTAAACGTACTATATCAATTGACAAGTTGcccttaaatcagtgtaaaaaaataatatcttttcTAACGAGAAACCATAGACTTCCTATTGAAACAGGTCGGTGGCAAAATTTACCCGTTAACGAACGTGTATGTACAAACTGCAGAGAATTAGGAGATGAATATCACTACCTGTTTTTGTGCCCAATATTTGAAAACTACAGAGTTAAATACATAGAGAGACATATAAGAATACGTCCAAGTATGTTCAAATTTGTTAATTTAGTATCAAGCGAAAATGTAATTTCACTTAAAAAGCTAAGCTTATTCTGTGAGAAAATCAtggattatttcaaaacaaattaacTAATGACACAATATTTGAAAACACTATACTTAAGCTTTGCAACACTCTCACACACTGCATATACACAAATGTACAGAAATTGTTGTGATCGCCTATGTCTGACGTATATACTTTTTTTTGTAGTACatacagtatatacatgtatgttataattAGGTCAAACAGGTGAGCGTATCAGCCCCCTTGGGCCTCCTGTCATATCTCtcctcttttttctttttcttcttgtaaaTAGATATGTTGttcaaatgattatattaattCTGTATAAAACACAAAGGCTACACATTATACTTGTTAATTAACTACAATTAAGTAGCCGTTTTCCATTGTTACACGTGATGttttatcatgatgttatattgtGTGCTATGCTGATGTTTCCCATTATTGTGGGACTTGTgcagaatgtaaataaaatcttggaatcTTGATGCATTTCCATCGTATCTTTGTTGTTATAGAAAGAGTTTGATTAAAAACACTAAcaacaattgttccacatcatttaACACAACTGCCATAACACTTGCGCCAA from Mercenaria mercenaria strain notata chromosome 2, MADL_Memer_1, whole genome shotgun sequence carries:
- the LOC128548841 gene encoding uncharacterized protein LOC128548841, whose translation is MILFFEIQNEIFRYFENSKHYLLFGDMNARCGSLIDYVEVDQFISDMYDLQYLENMESESMTNFNTCNVPLNRNCVDTVVNHYGNQLIDMCKNNDLFIWNGRMGTDCLKPVLTCKNASTVDYFISSSFVFENIVDFNVHEFCNLYSDVHCPLEATLRTKFYNTKNIAPQQTQNIQIARLWDSKKSEQFAENLDIFKISEIEMKLDEIVDCNNMTQNNIDEIVSDIGKLFNDCSKQSFGVIQNRANTYRNNNRIENNFPWFDRSCHNARNIYHKTRKTYNKYKTQYFKDMLKSVSKQYKCALRKAKNDYNANRIHKLRNLKYADPKQYWNIINGKSTQNEKTAKLNDFYEYFKDLNENLIDTENSSDENMSETANVNNNEEINVPITEKEILDAVKTLKNNKSPGCDEIINEHIKYTVHSMIHVYKKLFNLVFDHGIIPESWTIGHIKPIYKNKGSPESPENYRPISLLSCFGKLFTCILNNRLTKYADKNNLIHETQAGFRKSYSTVDNIFILKSLIDIVQANKKKLFCCFVDFKQAFDSVWRVGLWQKLIKKI